The following DNA comes from Riemerella anatipestifer ATCC 11845 = DSM 15868.
TAAAAGAAAGTAATAAATTGGCAATTATAGATGGGCTACAAGATTATATAGTGGTAGATACAGAAAAAGCACTCCTTATTTGTCCTAGAGAAAATGACCAAAAAATAAAAGATTTTGTTTTAGATTTAAAAAACATCAAAAGCGGAGAAGATTTTATGTAATATTTAAAGAAAAACATTTAAATTTAATCCAAAATCTGTATAGATGTTGGTAAAAGTTTACGGTAGTGCAATACATGGTGTTTCAGCACAAACTATCACAATAGAAGTTAATGTAGATCAAGGTGTCGGTTACCATTTGGTAGGATTGCCAGACAATGCTATTAAAGAAAGTAGTCATAGAATTTCCGCTGCACTTAAAAATGTAGGCTATAAATTGCCTGGGAAGAAAATTACCATAAATATGGCTCCTGCTGATCTCAGAAAAGAAGGTTCAGCCTATGATTTAAGCATTGCGTTGGGGATTTTAGCTGCATCGGGTCAGATTATAGCTCCAGAGATAGAGCGGTATCTTATTATGGGAGAGCTTTCGTTAGATGGAGGTTTACAACCAATTAAAGGAGTGTTACCCATTGCAATAAGAGCTAGGGAAGAAGGTTTTAAAGGAATTATTTTACCAAAACAAAACACAAGAGAGGCTGCTATTGTAAACGATTTGGAAGTTTATGGTGTAGAAAACATCAAAGAGGTAATAGATTTTTTTAATGAAAACTGCCCTTTAGAACCAACTAAAGTCAATACACGAGAGGAATTTCACAAAAGAGTAAATCTTTTTCCATTTGACTTTTCAGAAGTTAAAGGTCAAGAGACCGCTAAAAGAGCGATGGAAGTTGCGGCGGCAGGAGGACATAATATTATTCTCATTGGTCCGCCAGGAAGTGGTAAAACAATGCTAGCAAAACGAATTCCAAGTATTCTTCCTCCTTTAACATTGAAAGAAGCGTTAGAAACCACTAAAATACATTCCGTAGCAGGAAAGATGGGAGCTGAAACTTCCCTTATGACCATCAGACCTTTTAGGTCGCCGCATCATACTATTTCCGATGTAGCATTAGTAGGTGGCGGCAGTTATCCTCAACCTGGGGAAATTTCTTTGGCTCACAATGGGGTGTTATTTTTAGATGAGATGCCAGAGTTTAAAAGAACTGTTCTAGAAGTTATGAGGCAACCTTTGGAGGATAGAGAAGTTACTATTTCTAGAGCCAAGTTTACGGTAAACTATCCTGCTAGTTTTATGCTCGTGGCATCTATGAATCCTAGCCCTAGCGGATTTTTCCCTGATGACCCTAATAATACCTCTTCTTCTTTTGAGATGCAACGCTATCTTAATAAACTTTCAGGACCTCTTTTGGACAGGATAGACATTCATATAGAAGTTCAAAAAGTGGAATTTGACCAACTATCCGACAAAAGAAAAGGAGAGTCTAGTGAGATTATCAGACAAAGGGTGCTAAAAGCAAGGGAAATACAGCAAGAACGCTATCAAGATTTGGCTATTAGTTACAATGCTCAGATGGGACCTAAAGAAATAGAGCATTTTTGCGAATTAGATGAGGTATCTCTACTTTTAATCAAAAATGCTATGGAAAAGCTCAATCTTTCTGCAAGGGCTTATGACCGTATTTTAAAAGTATCTAGAACCATAGCAGATTTAGAAAGAGAAACCAATATACAAAGTCATCACATTGCGGAAGCTATACAGTATAGAAGTTTAGATAGAGATTTTTGGAAAGTTTAATTAAAAACTTTTACTATGAGAATACTGATATATATTATATTGTGCTCTGTGGGGAATCTTTGTTTTGGACAATATAGAGTAGATTATAGAGTATGGCATAGAGTGGATTCTGCGATAAGTATGGAACATACAAAGCCTTACGATATGAGTTTATATATAAAAAATGCTAAACACTCAGTGTACATATCTCCATTGAAGGTTTATAATGACTCCTTAGATAACATTACGAAAGTAGAAAGTCTAGGAGACCTCACGCTGTTAATGGGGAGTAAGAAGAGAGGAGGACAACAACGAGAGTATATTGTAGCTAATTTGGAGGCTCAACGCATAGACCAATATTTAAAGGTAACATCTGATTGGTTTAAATATTCTACAACAGTTCCTAGATGGAAGTTAGTAGAAGAAACTAAAACTATAGGAACATTTATATGTCATAAAGCTATTACGGAACTTTCTGGGAGAGCCTATGCTGTTTGGTACACAGAAGAAATTCCCATTTCTGAGGGACCTTTTAAATTGATGGGACTTCCTGGTTTGGTATTGTTTGCAGAGGACGGTACAGGAGATGTTAAGATAGAACTTGTTGCTGTTCAGAAATCTAACAAAGGTATAGAGGATTTAAACTTAATGAAGGAAAACACTAGTGAAATAAAAAATTATAAAAAACTTTTAGAGTTAACAAGAGCGTCATTTTATAATAGAGCTCACCCTCAATTGTATGATAGTTTTGACCAAAAAAGTAAGAAACAAGCAGACGAAAGGTACGAAGCTAGAGTGAGAAAATATAATAATTTTATAGAAAGATAATGGGTAAAATCCTATCATTTTCGGTGGGATTTTATTATAATTTCCGCTTTCTTTGTTAAAAAATCTTAAATATCATATTTTTTATATACATTTGTCCTCTCAAAATAGACATTTATAGGGATAACTTTACATTTTTTAATCGTTTAACAATTAGTAATAATCAACGGTCTTCCAAGTAAGGAATGGTTTTACTTTGGTTTAAATTAAAGGTAAAGTTATGGAAATAATTACGGATAGTCTGCTCATACAAGAGTATCAAAATGGCAATGAACTAGCCCTAGAAAGGCTTATAGAAAGAAATCAATCTGACCTTTTTAACTTTATTTTTTACAAGGTGCTAGATGAAAGTTTAGCAAATGATATTTTCCAAGATACCTTTATGAAAATTATCATCAAGTTGAAAAAAGGAGAGTATAAAGATGAGGGCAAATTTGTACTTTGGGCAAAGCGTATTGCTCACAATCTAATTATAGACCATTACCGATTGTTATCTAAGCATAAAAAAGTTTCAGAAACCTCATATTCAGATGAGGAATTTTCTATTTTTGACCATATTAGCGAACCTACGGAAAATATAGAGGATTATTTAATTTCTCTTCAGATAAATGAAGACCTTATGAAAATGATACAACTCTTACCAGATAACCAAAAGGAAGTGGTAAAACTCCGTTTTTTTGATGGACTTAGTTTTAAGGAAATTGCAGAGCATACGGATTGTAGCATCAATACCACTTTAGGCAGAGTAAGGTACGCTGTGATGAACCTTAGAAAAATAATGGAAGAAAATCAAATAATTTTAACAAGATAAACACTAAAGGTCTGAGCTTTTCGTTCTATGGTAAAATATATGTGCCTATGAAAAAAGTTTATCCTAGTGTAGTAAAGGTAAAATTACCAAAAACTTCTACGATAAAATTTTTATTAGATTTTTCTAAATCCTTATCGGTGCTTTCTTCCAAGAAGAGAGTTTATGTACTTCCAAAAAATTAACTAATTTTGTGCCTTATGAAGATAAGGCACATTTTTTTTGATTTAGACAACACACTTTGGGATCATCGTAAAAATGCGAGACTCACGCTCCAAAAACTTTTTAATAAATATTTGATTGAGGATAAAATCGGAGTAGATTTTGAAACCTTTCATGAGGTGTATCATACCATTAACGAAGAGCTTTGGGCTAAAATTAGAGACGGAATTATAGATAAAGAAACTTTAAGAAAACATCGTTTTTATGATGTGTTTCTTCATTTTGGATTAGATGATTTTGAACTATCTCAAACCTTTGAAAATCTTTTTCTAGACGAGATTATAGAATACAACGAGCTGGTAGAGGATAGCATTTTTATTTTAGATTATTTAAAAAACAAAGGCTATACTCTTCATATTCTGTCTAATGGTTTTCAGGAGGTTACTCATAGAAAGTTAGATGGAAGTGGCATTGCTCATTACTTTGATACGGTAACAAGCGCAGACGAAATAGGACTAAGAAAACCTCATCCTGAGATTTTTCAACTCGCTTTAGATAAAGCGAAAGCAACGGTGGAGGAGTCTTATTTTATAGGAGATGATTGGATTGCAGACGCTTTGGGTGCTAGAGATTTTGGTTTGAAAGTTTTATTTTTTGATGTCTTCAACGAAGGTTTTGAGGAGCAAGGCGTTATCAATATTAAATCTTTAGCGGAGGTAGAGCGTTATCTTTAGAGAATGCAGAGCCATAAGGAGTGGTAAAAAATCATTACTTTTGTAAATCCTTTCCTGATGAAGGAAGGGATATTTAATTTTTAAAATTAGAAATACTATGTCAAGAATACTTACGGGAATTCAAGCTACGGGGACGCCTCATTTAGGAAATTTGTTAGGAGCGATAATCCCAGCAATAGAGTTATCTAAAAACCCTGAAAACGAATCGTTTTTATTTATTGCCAATATGCATTCTTTAACCCAAATAAAAGATGCAGAAGTACTAAAACAAAATACTTACGAAATAGCGGCTGCTTGGCTGGCTTTTGGTCTTGACACGGAAAAAACTTATTTCTATAGACAAAGTGATATACCTGAGGTGTGTGAATTGTCGTGGTATTTGTCTTGCTTTTTCCCTTATCAAAGGCTTACTTTAGCTCATTCATTTAAAGATAAAGCGGACCGTTTGGCAGACGTAAATGCTGGACTTTTTACTTATCCCGTTCTAATGGCAGCAGATATACTATTGTACGATGCGGAGATAGTTCCTGTAGGGAAAGACCAGCTACAGCACTTAGAAATGGCAAGAGATATGGGTGCGAGGTTTAACAATCAAATGGGAGAAACTTTTGTATTACCACAAGAAGAACTGCAAGAAAATACTAAGTATGTGCCTGGAACTGATGGTAACAAAATGTCTAAATCTAGAGGAAATATCATCAATATATTTTTACCAGAGAAACAGCTTAAAAAACAGGTGATGTCTATAGAAACGGATTCTAAAACTTTAGAAGAGCCTAAAGACCCTGAAACGGATAAAGTATTCGCTTTATACGAACTAATAGCTACACCAGAACAAACAGAACAGTTAAGACAGAAATATTTAGCAGGAAATTTTGGCTACGGGCACGCTAAAACAGAACTTCTTAATTTAATTTTAGAAACTTACTCAAAGGAGAGAGAGTTATTTAATTACTATATGACTCACCTTGATGAGCTAGAAGCCAAGCTGAAAGAAGGAGCAGAAAAAACAAGAAAAGTAGCAGCGGAAACTTTGACTAGAGTGAGAAAAAATTTAGGAATGTAGTCGTAATAAAACTGTAAGGTCATTTGCTAGAGATTTTGTAATATTGAAAAAAACTAAATGCTAGAACTTATATTTTCTGCTATTGGCTTGGGGCTAATGTTGAGTTTGGTTTTTATAGGACCTATCTTTTTTCTGCTTATAGAAACTAGCTTTTCGCGTGGAGCAAGGCATGCATTAACCTTAGATATAGGTGTTATAACTGCAGATTTGGTTTGTATCTTGGTGGCCTACTTTGCGAGTGATGATTTAGTAGAGATTATAGACGAATATCCTAGCTTTTATAGAATTACGGCTTTTATTATCTTCATTTATGGGATTTTTATGATAGTCTCCAAAACTAAAATGAGGATAGAGGGAGGTCAGAAAATCATTAGTCAAAACTATTTTAAAACTTTTTTAAATGGCTTTTTACTGAATATTCTTAATATAGGTGTGGTTTTATTTTGGTTGGTTACTGTAATATCAGTGCGAAACCAATATCCTAATCCGTATAAATTTACTTTATACATTGGAATTATGATAGCCACCTACATTGGAATAGATTTAATTAAAATCCTTTTGGCAAAACAATTTCATCATAAATTGACTCAAAACCTGGCTAATAAAATACGAAGTGCTGTCGGAGGGATATTGGTTATCATTAGTGTATTTATATTTATGCAGAGCTTCAAAAAATTTAATAAGTTTGACCAAGAGTTAGAAAGAAGCGGCTATGTGAGGGATTCTCTAAAAATCAGAAAATAATTGTGTATGATAACATTTCCCAAAAAACTAAAAAAAGGAGCTAAAATAGGCATTATTTCTCCCGCAGGTGCTGTAGAGGCTTCACAAATACAGACAGGTATAGAACGAATACAGTCTAAAGGATATGAACCTATTTTGAGTCCGCATTGCTTGGGGATTTTTAAGAATGGATACAATTATTCTGGGACAGAGAAAGAGCGTTTATCGGACATCAATTGGGCATTTTCTAGCTCGGAGCTTTCGGCAGTATGGGCAACTAGAGGAGGTTATGGTTGTCAGCATCTCATTAAAAAGATTAAATTATCTGCCTTCAGGGAGAATCCTAAATGGTATATAGGTTATTCAGACAATACTGTAATCCAAAGTTATCTTCTAAAAAACGGATTTGCTAGCATACACGGGCAAACACTTAAAACCGCTTCGTTTGGGGTCTCGGAGGAAAGTTATGAGTTTATTTTTGATATTCTTGAGGGAACACTTCCTAAATATGAAATTATACCACACGCATTTAATAAAGAAGGTGTAGCGGAAGGCACTCTAATAGGCGGAAATTTAGCCTTGATTTATGCCTTGTTGGGAAGTCCATATTCCTTTAATTTTAAAGATAAAATCCTTTTTATAGAAGATATAGGCGAGAACTTTTACGCTCTTGATAGAATGCTGATGGGGCTAGAACTTGCAGGAGCATTTAGAAAAATAAAAGGGCTCATCATAGGTGGTATGACGAATATGGGCTCCGAAACCGATAATCCAAACTATGAAGACAGTTTTGATAGCTTTGCTTATGAAATTGTAAAACAAAGATTGGAGAAATATAAAATCCCTGTGATGTATCAGTTTCCTAATGGGCATATCTATCATAATTTGCCGCTTATTTTGGGGGCTTCGGTTCGCCTTGAAATTACCTCTGAAAAAGCAGAACTTTTTTATCTATAAAAAATGGCAGAGCATAATGATTTTGGAAAAGAAGCCGAAAATCAAGCCGTATTTTTCTTGGAGCAAAAGGGCTATAATATCATAGCCAGGAACTTTAGATACCTTAAAGCAGAGCTAGATATTATTGCCGAAAAAGATAATACTCTAGTGGTGCTAGAAGTTAAAGCAAGGCAGCACAATGCTTTAGTAGAGCCTCACGAAGCAGTAAACAAACGGAAAATAAAACTCATTATTTCTGCTACTAACGAATTTCTACAAAGCTATCCCAAAAATTTAGAAGTGAGATTCGACATTGTTTCGATTATTAAGACGCCACAAAATGCCTTTGAAATTACTCACATAGAAAGTGCTTTTGAAAGTATAGATGGATGAGTTTTACAGTTCACTCATATAAAACTACCATTCAGTAAGATATTTTTATTTAGGGCAAAGGTCCGTTTTATATTTGCATCAGAAAGTTTAACAAAAAAATATCTTATTATGAAAAACAAAGTTCTAAACACAAAGAAATGGGTCGCTGTTTTAGCCGTAGTAGTTAGCACAGATTTTGCACACGCACAAACCGATTATCAATCTCAACTACAAAAGAGCATTGTTCAGATGGAACAATCCAAAAATGCCCAAGAGTTGGCTCCCGTAACTAAAGCGTTTGTGAAAATAGCTGAAGAAAATCCTAATCAGTGGTTGCCTTACTATTATGCGAGTTACAATAGTGTAATGGAAGGGTTCAGAGGTAATTACACCGATAAAACCAAGTTAGAAACCTTAGCTAACCAAGCTGAAGAATGGATGAAAAAGGCAGAGGCTCTTTCGCCTGAAAATGCAGAGATTTATATTCTTAAAGCTCGCATCAATGGATTGAGAATGATGATAAATCCACAGAAATATTATGCGACTGATGGCAAATCTTATGGCGAAAATTTAGCGAAGGCTAAAAAACTTAGCCCTAATAATCCGAGAATTACTTTGCTGAAAGCTGAAACGGTGTACTATACGCCAAAAGAACACGGTGGAAGTAAGGAACTTGGTTTAAAACTATTTGAAAAAGCCTTAAAACAGTTTGAAACTCAAGAAGCCGAGCAAAAACTATTGCCTCATTGGGGCAAGAAAGAGGCTCAGTATTTCTTATCTTTGAAATAAATATAAATATTTTGGTGAGGAAGAACTTTCCTCACCATCTTTTTCAAAATTTAGCTTATGAAAACTTTTTCCTTTAAAAATATACGCACTTTGTTTATTGTAAGCGTACTTTCTGCTCTTTTCTTCTTTCTCATTACCTCGTCTGAAAAAACAATTCGTAACTTTTTTATTAGCTGGGCAATATCGCTTGTCTATACTTTTGGCTATGGGTTATGTAATGGATTGATGAATGAACAACTTAATGAAAAGTATAATTGGAATACTCATACTAAACCTCGTCTGATAATTGGACTTATAGCAACAGTTATTCTTAATACTCTAATAACTTATTTGCTAAATTATATTTCTTTTGTTCAGTTAAGAGGAGTTCCTACAGAAGATTTTTTTAGTAAAAAATACGGTTTTATCAATTGGTTTTGGATAAATTTCGCATTGCTAATATCATCATTATATCATGTTTACTATTTTATGAAAGCCTTGCAGCAAAGCACTCAAGAGAAAATAGAAGTGCAGGAGCAATTAGCCAAAGCCTCAGAGGCACAGTTTCAAAGTTTAAAGACTCAGTTAGACCCGCATTTTCTGTTTAATTCTTTAAATGTCTTAACAGCGTTGATTGAGGAAAACCCACCGAAAGCTCAAAAATTTACGGAAGATATGTCTAAAATATACCGTTATGTTTTGGAACAAAGAGACAAAAAAACGGTGAGTGTTGCCGAAGAAATCAGCTTTGCAAAAACCTATGCCGAACTTCTTAAAACCCGTTTTGAAGACAGTGTTAATTTTAGTTTTGATATAAATCCCAACTTTGAAAATCATTTGGTAGTGCCATTGTCCTTACAATTATTGTTGGAGAATGTGATTAAACACAACTTTGCTACCATTCAAAAACCGTTGAATATTAAGGTTTATACCGCCTCGTCTTATTTGATGGTAGAAAATAATTCACAAGCAAGAGAGATGCCTGCAGGTAGTACAGGCGTTGGATTAAAGAACATTCAGCAACGCTACGCCTTACTCACACATAAGGAAGTGAATGTTGTTAAAAATGAAACTGTTTTTCGTGTAGAAATCCCTTTGATATAATATTAAAAAAATGAAAGCAATTATTATAGAAGACGAACAACTTGCTGCAAGAAAGCTAAAACGAATGTTAGAGAAGTTTCCAGAGATAGAGGTGGTAGCAACTTTATCTTCGGTAGAGGAAGGCGTTGATTATTTTAAAACCCAACCGCACCCTGACCTTATTTTTTCGGATATTATGTTAGGTGATGGGCTGTCTTTTGATATTTTTGAACAAGTGCCTACCAAAAGTTTCATTATTTATACTACGGCGTTTGACCAATATACTTTAAAGGCGTTTAAGCTTAACTCTATTGATTATTTACTAAAGCCTTTTTCACAAGAGGATTTAGAACAGGCGATAGAGAAGTTTCATTCCTTCCTTCCAAAAGAACAAGGCTACGAACAACTAAATTTTAAAGAACTTATCCAAAAGGAAACACCTAAACTCACAAGAGTTGTAGCTAAAGTAGGATATAATTTAAAGGTATTAAGTATAGAAAATATTAGTTGTTTTTACAGCGAAAACAAAATCGTTTATGCTCAAACCGAGAGCAGAGCTTATCCTACGGAATTTACTTTAGATGAATTAGAAAAACTGTTAGATTTAAAGAAATTTTTCAGGGTTAATAGACAATTCATCATCAATTTAGAACATATTAAAAATATCCATACTTCCCCATATTACAAAGTGGAACTCAATCACCCGTTAGAGCAAGAAATTACGATAAGTAGAGAGCGAGTAAAACACTTTAAATCTTGGCTGGAAGGAGATTTTTAAATAAATCTAATAGTTAAAGGATATCTTATAGGTTGGTTATCCTTAGATTTAACAGCTTGTATAATAGGTACTATAATCATTATTAGTGCTATAATAGATATGAATAAAAAACCTATCAGAATAAAGCATAAAGGTACAGATACCAAAATGGCTATAAACATAGTGATTTGAAAGTTAATAATCTCTTTGCCTTGTTCATTTATTCCCAGTATTTCATCTTTTTTGAAAGCCCAGATTAAGAGAGGGATTATGAGTCCACCAAACCCTGTAATAAGATTAAATAATTGAGATAAATGTAGTAGGAACAACATATCTTTGTCTTCTATTTTGGTAGCAGGATTAGTATTTTTCATTTTTATCATAAGTAGTTACTTTATGCGAAGATAAAATATTTTTCGTTAAAATAAAGACGGCTTACCGAAAAATCAATAAGCCGTTCTTGTGTTTATTTCAAAATTATTATTCTATTGTATCACTCGTTTTGCAAATCTGTATCTTGGTCCCCAATATTTATCATTTAGAGAAGAAACTATAACGCCTTTAGAAGTTGCAGCGTGTATAAATTTAATATCGCCATCTTCTGTTATTTCTTGTACTATCCCTACATGAGAAATGCGTCTTCCGTGTGAAAAGAATACTAAATCTCCCTTTTGTAATTCTTGTTTCAATACCATTTCTCCCTCTTGTGCCTGCGCGGCAGCTACTCTAGGAAGGCTTATGCCAGTAACTTCATTAAATACAGATAGTACAAATGCAGAACAGTCTATACCACTTCTAGTAGTGCCTCCGTAACGGTAAGGAGTTCCTAAATAAGTACTCGCTTGATTAAGAATTTCGTCTATTGTTTGTGAGTGCTTAATAGCCTTCTCTATCTCGGCTTTAGTTTCTAAATTACTTACTCTTGCTAAAGTTGTTTTTGCTGCAACATAGTTAGCTTCGGCTTCATTTTGGTAAAGAGATTTTTTTGCTGAAGTTAAACTTGCTTTGCTTATTTTAGGTACTTTGGTATTAGATTTGTACTCTGTATTAGCGTTAGAGGGAGTAGCTGTAACTACATAGTTACTTACGCACGACTGTAAAGAAAAAGTGACTAAAGCTAATAAAACATATACTAAATTTTTGTTTTTCATTTCTGACTTATTTTAGTAGTCCCTATTAAATAAAGAATTCTTTTTCTTTAAAAAGACCTTACAAAGGTAAGTAATCTATGAGAAACCTCTTTTTAGAGCGTTACAGGAGATTATATATTTTAACATTTTTTAACATTATTTCAAGGTTTGTTAAATAAAAAACCACAGAAACTCCTATTTTTAGGTTTTCTGTGGTATTGATTTGTTAATATATTTTAACACCCTACTCTATCTTGTAAAGAGGAGTTCTCTATATTTTGTCATTGGCCAAAGCTCATCATCTACCATCATTTCTAGCTCATCTGATGCTTCACGAATGCCGTCAAACAAAGGTTTTACTTTTGAACAATAAGCTTCCGCTTGTTTCATACCGTGCAACTCTTTAGCTTTAGCTTTTTCTGAAAGAAGTTCATCTACGCCTAGTTTTATTTTGGATACATTTTTAGAAATTTCAGAAATGAGGTTTAGTTGCTCTTTTGCGAGAATCTTATACTCTTTTTCAGGGAATATTTCCTTTAGTCCTTTAACATTTTCTATCAGTCTGTTCTGATAGTTAAGAGCGGCAGGGATAATATGATTTCTTGCAATATCTCCTAGTACTCTAGCCTCAATGTCTATTACGGTAGAATATTTTTCTATCTTGATTTCGTTTCTCGCTTGGAATTCTCTTTTTGAATAAATTCCGAGTTCTTCGTAAAGCTGTACAAACTTATCGTTTAGTTCATTTTTAAGTGCTTCAGGCGTGGTTTTTAAATTATTAAGACCTCTTTTCTTTGCCTCCTTTTCCCATTCTTCAGAATAGCCATCACCTTCAAAAATGATATTTTTAGACTGCTTCACATATTCTCTTAATACATTAAATATAGCTTCATCTTTTTTAAGACCTTTTTCAATCAGAGCATCTACTTCTTTTTTGAAAACGCCTAATTGTTTAGCCATAATTACATTCATTACCGTCATTGGTTCGGCACAGTTTGCAGAAGAACCTACGGCACGAAGCTCAAATTTATTTCCTGTAAAAGCGAACGGAGAGGTTCTGTTTCTATCGGTGTTGTCCAATAAAATCATTGGGATTTTCCCTACAACATTCAGTTTTAAATCTGTTTTTTCTTCAGGGGATAATTTTCCGAAAGTTACTTTTTCAAGTTCGTTGAGAACGCCTGAAAGCTGACTTCCTATGAAAGCGGAAATAATGGCAGGTGGTGCTTCGTTTGCTCCTAGACGGTGGTCGTTACTTGCAGAAGCGATACTTGCTCTAAGTAAATCTGCATAGTCATGAACGGCTTTTAAGGTATTTACAAAGAATGTTAAAAATTGTAGATTCTTTTTAGGGTTTTTACCTGGGCTTAAAAGGTTTTCTCCAGTATCTGTGCTTAGAGACCAGTTGTTGTGTTTTCCGCTACCATTAACTCCAGCGAAAGGCTTTTCGTGGAATAGGATATGGAAGTGATGTTTGTGTGCTACTCTAGCCATAACATCCATTAGAAGTGAGTTGTGGTCCACAGCAACATTGGCTTCTTCAAACATCGGAGCGAGTTCAAATTGGTTAGGAGCTACCTCGTTGT
Coding sequences within:
- a CDS encoding YifB family Mg chelatase-like AAA ATPase, producing the protein MLVKVYGSAIHGVSAQTITIEVNVDQGVGYHLVGLPDNAIKESSHRISAALKNVGYKLPGKKITINMAPADLRKEGSAYDLSIALGILAASGQIIAPEIERYLIMGELSLDGGLQPIKGVLPIAIRAREEGFKGIILPKQNTREAAIVNDLEVYGVENIKEVIDFFNENCPLEPTKVNTREEFHKRVNLFPFDFSEVKGQETAKRAMEVAAAGGHNIILIGPPGSGKTMLAKRIPSILPPLTLKEALETTKIHSVAGKMGAETSLMTIRPFRSPHHTISDVALVGGGSYPQPGEISLAHNGVLFLDEMPEFKRTVLEVMRQPLEDREVTISRAKFTVNYPASFMLVASMNPSPSGFFPDDPNNTSSSFEMQRYLNKLSGPLLDRIDIHIEVQKVEFDQLSDKRKGESSEIIRQRVLKAREIQQERYQDLAISYNAQMGPKEIEHFCELDEVSLLLIKNAMEKLNLSARAYDRILKVSRTIADLERETNIQSHHIAEAIQYRSLDRDFWKV
- a CDS encoding GLPGLI family protein, which translates into the protein MRILIYIILCSVGNLCFGQYRVDYRVWHRVDSAISMEHTKPYDMSLYIKNAKHSVYISPLKVYNDSLDNITKVESLGDLTLLMGSKKRGGQQREYIVANLEAQRIDQYLKVTSDWFKYSTTVPRWKLVEETKTIGTFICHKAITELSGRAYAVWYTEEIPISEGPFKLMGLPGLVLFAEDGTGDVKIELVAVQKSNKGIEDLNLMKENTSEIKNYKKLLELTRASFYNRAHPQLYDSFDQKSKKQADERYEARVRKYNNFIER
- a CDS encoding RNA polymerase sigma factor, with the protein product MEIITDSLLIQEYQNGNELALERLIERNQSDLFNFIFYKVLDESLANDIFQDTFMKIIIKLKKGEYKDEGKFVLWAKRIAHNLIIDHYRLLSKHKKVSETSYSDEEFSIFDHISEPTENIEDYLISLQINEDLMKMIQLLPDNQKEVVKLRFFDGLSFKEIAEHTDCSINTTLGRVRYAVMNLRKIMEENQIILTR
- a CDS encoding HAD family hydrolase; the protein is MKIRHIFFDLDNTLWDHRKNARLTLQKLFNKYLIEDKIGVDFETFHEVYHTINEELWAKIRDGIIDKETLRKHRFYDVFLHFGLDDFELSQTFENLFLDEIIEYNELVEDSIFILDYLKNKGYTLHILSNGFQEVTHRKLDGSGIAHYFDTVTSADEIGLRKPHPEIFQLALDKAKATVEESYFIGDDWIADALGARDFGLKVLFFDVFNEGFEEQGVINIKSLAEVERYL
- the trpS gene encoding tryptophan--tRNA ligase, with amino-acid sequence MSRILTGIQATGTPHLGNLLGAIIPAIELSKNPENESFLFIANMHSLTQIKDAEVLKQNTYEIAAAWLAFGLDTEKTYFYRQSDIPEVCELSWYLSCFFPYQRLTLAHSFKDKADRLADVNAGLFTYPVLMAADILLYDAEIVPVGKDQLQHLEMARDMGARFNNQMGETFVLPQEELQENTKYVPGTDGNKMSKSRGNIINIFLPEKQLKKQVMSIETDSKTLEEPKDPETDKVFALYELIATPEQTEQLRQKYLAGNFGYGHAKTELLNLILETYSKERELFNYYMTHLDELEAKLKEGAEKTRKVAAETLTRVRKNLGM
- a CDS encoding LysE family translocator, giving the protein MLELIFSAIGLGLMLSLVFIGPIFFLLIETSFSRGARHALTLDIGVITADLVCILVAYFASDDLVEIIDEYPSFYRITAFIIFIYGIFMIVSKTKMRIEGGQKIISQNYFKTFLNGFLLNILNIGVVLFWLVTVISVRNQYPNPYKFTLYIGIMIATYIGIDLIKILLAKQFHHKLTQNLANKIRSAVGGILVIISVFIFMQSFKKFNKFDQELERSGYVRDSLKIRK
- a CDS encoding S66 peptidase family protein; translated protein: MITFPKKLKKGAKIGIISPAGAVEASQIQTGIERIQSKGYEPILSPHCLGIFKNGYNYSGTEKERLSDINWAFSSSELSAVWATRGGYGCQHLIKKIKLSAFRENPKWYIGYSDNTVIQSYLLKNGFASIHGQTLKTASFGVSEESYEFIFDILEGTLPKYEIIPHAFNKEGVAEGTLIGGNLALIYALLGSPYSFNFKDKILFIEDIGENFYALDRMLMGLELAGAFRKIKGLIIGGMTNMGSETDNPNYEDSFDSFAYEIVKQRLEKYKIPVMYQFPNGHIYHNLPLILGASVRLEITSEKAELFYL
- a CDS encoding YraN family protein — protein: MAEHNDFGKEAENQAVFFLEQKGYNIIARNFRYLKAELDIIAEKDNTLVVLEVKARQHNALVEPHEAVNKRKIKLIISATNEFLQSYPKNLEVRFDIVSIIKTPQNAFEITHIESAFESIDG
- a CDS encoding sensor histidine kinase; the encoded protein is MKTFSFKNIRTLFIVSVLSALFFFLITSSEKTIRNFFISWAISLVYTFGYGLCNGLMNEQLNEKYNWNTHTKPRLIIGLIATVILNTLITYLLNYISFVQLRGVPTEDFFSKKYGFINWFWINFALLISSLYHVYYFMKALQQSTQEKIEVQEQLAKASEAQFQSLKTQLDPHFLFNSLNVLTALIEENPPKAQKFTEDMSKIYRYVLEQRDKKTVSVAEEISFAKTYAELLKTRFEDSVNFSFDINPNFENHLVVPLSLQLLLENVIKHNFATIQKPLNIKVYTASSYLMVENNSQAREMPAGSTGVGLKNIQQRYALLTHKEVNVVKNETVFRVEIPLI
- a CDS encoding LytR/AlgR family response regulator transcription factor — its product is MKAIIIEDEQLAARKLKRMLEKFPEIEVVATLSSVEEGVDYFKTQPHPDLIFSDIMLGDGLSFDIFEQVPTKSFIIYTTAFDQYTLKAFKLNSIDYLLKPFSQEDLEQAIEKFHSFLPKEQGYEQLNFKELIQKETPKLTRVVAKVGYNLKVLSIENISCFYSENKIVYAQTESRAYPTEFTLDELEKLLDLKKFFRVNRQFIINLEHIKNIHTSPYYKVELNHPLEQEITISRERVKHFKSWLEGDF